A portion of the Vespula vulgaris chromosome 24, iyVesVulg1.1, whole genome shotgun sequence genome contains these proteins:
- the LOC127072269 gene encoding proteasome activator complex subunit 4B-like isoform X1, with translation MNSDTNITNHKYQKELIYNKLLPYAKDLENESQVLLSEIKGNLGRAIMYREMQPGCSFWTTRLCKYIKIYGMKFSKEDHIYFIKLMYELIIIPNLDPFLINKFGSTLILLLKKKELLSPNDLELPWRPLYELNQRVRMSAESSIGMFRYFPFLGCTLNSLIHSAKIYFPLNATQEILDELRPMICPFDVVTMSNTFKTLEYFLPVHLSPEYHSFGHELWFNEFMTLWEVCHNGPQWENEIMWLMAKLAFANIGYINWEPYIPLMFTRFVRCLNLPVSYKQTQSIKSHKIEMLPIAIWIVSVLGNKSSAQMYLEKFLKTIETYFHAANIGRWSGKLKELLTKLPYRFILRVHKERYAKPTWETPIPDEYKLSDEDINIFVKSMMPVAMTAMFSKLSANDTCHALQHLATMRPSLVIPQVLERMYSTLDSLTEPHKLTAAMICMVAVARPMVQGSRNINKGYTYPEGPMHVLPLLFSSLPGIDPNDIGKCFVTFRLISVYAIMIPIVDSSRSPAIADEEERLICETTSRFEDFILQFLDRVFTFIDCSSLEFVRPENRAGDGKSKLETTAETVLEGVCSTLLLKTSNAIFLSALHKLRTFVTERILETKIAGQLVAVLCRIFVRVNGQDTLRALVPLLSQTILDIINEGEDVIKEENLDNRLLYAMLLLSAVAETPGHNLLPHINTFLKVLDQVLLLRSREGSKLACRILKNLLTSLSTVIFCQFRTVERDYNDPEYPYTRDWGQAIDIDSLRIKWYVPGKEEIATIQQIFTKYLPQEIEKLQKYCHDWNSLTREELLTSLNIVSSIVGGCESVLPLWKESPLPVVETSLEWIPFTPTLGITGEIVMPDGSNVRRYMTEILSNLQYVLLKNAEDDTKSLFVLVQIWNSLLLGKMRLYESYEGRRKSFQAAQCMLNDKLVGNKKRIGPVILERVDIQHEARLQVQSYVLTETHKNIMLELLALATSRYADVRSKAQCILFYGLRHFPYSYTFIVPRLMDILAKDTDEHHDAYKGVLYILFGPQHDPIMTKRDWNMLRSLWPRIVLSKPSEKLSVIRLKENLIETVKNNFPTYVITLEIPDRCLIAASKLWNTFPYPTLMQLDENEIQRGLQKLKEHSESNLVAYHGLLDDLLNAILEENLHWRHRLMSMNFIKSLVHPEQIYSPKIVRYFLEALIHDSLEERKIAIRTVIYMLKQQKRKHPKITIDIKEEREKELLFTDKFNVAIPGKRADNAWLQYDYDTRPLTSEQWNEPRFVHQPYTGYYIWPKKLEVYAPSSEQPSFDPKIRKLTDHEMEIERFFNDPQNVEKLIKFYSIEEKKDKDKFNVYKCLLFKSIFRNLGIIPLKHFLPHLRKLVTDKQESNQRCAAEITAGIIRGAKHWPFEMTCEMWNELLPIIRTALSNLAVETVVDWSTCFATALQRRDPNRHHWFLECLMEEPPLGESESSFVECGRLYALQRTLSQQSWRVSQLMQRLLIRLENRLLTNPFRNLRERLGSLLVTVFEADLRFPNSFANQATPRAQHFMDKIIPKLQLLAQDTIALISKEEHSLASDMANVNFNDSIKNSKLDVNEREAAIRLLKIICRWIIGSVFRSQYGTLPGFYELFPIICQMENYETDEELTKICSETLAVLAQTVTLPSDMPIALDAIVKMSKHLSWWARATCLEFLQVLIFYNMSIVLSKDEWVNCIKEVVLNLLEDNRLEVREKAGHVLGGLLHCAFIPEQKALLEKFKLKAKTKLHKKCAIYNKTEAERNANLDAIRLRHAGVLGLCAFIRAHPYDIPNYLPPVFEHLGLHLNDPQPIPTTIRKTLGDFKRTHYDGWTGVNGHAQHFTEEQLAVLQDLSVPPSHYA, from the exons ATGAATTCCGATACAAATATCACAAATcataaatatcaaaaagaacttatttacaataaattacTACCATATGCAAAGGATTTAGAAAATGAATCTCAAGTATTGTTATCTgaaattaaaggaaatttAGGACGAGCTATTATGTACCGTGAAATGCAACCAGGATGTAGTTTCTGGACCACCAGATTATGCAA atatataaagatatatggTATGAAGTTCAGCAAAGAAGatcatatatactttattaaattaatgtatGAACTAATTATTATACCAAATCTTGATCCATTCTTAATCAACAAATTTGGGTctactttaattttattattaaa aaagaaagaattacttTCTCCAAATGATTTAGAACTTCCATGGAGACCTTTGTATGAGTTAAATCAAAGAGTACGAATGAGCGCAGAATCATCCATAGGAATGTTCCGTTACTTTCCATTTTTAGGATGCACATTAAACTCTTTAATACATTctgcaaaaatttattttcca ttAAATGCAACGCAAGAAATCTTGGATGAATTGAGGCCTATGATATGTCCATTTGATGTAGTCACTATGTCTAATACCTTTAAAacattagaatattttttaccaGTACACTTATCTCCAGAGTATCATTCATTTGGACACGAATTATGGTTCAATGAATTTATGACATTGTGGGAAGTCTGCCATAATGGACCACAAtgggaaaatgaaataatgtgGTTAATGGCTAAATTAGCATTTGCAAATATTGGTTATATTAACTGGGAACCATATATACCTCTTATGTTTACCAGATTTGTGCGTTGTTTAAATTTACCTGTATCATATAAACAAACACAAAGCATTAAAAGTCATAAAATAGAAATGCTACCTATTGCTATATGGATAGTATCAGTTCTG GGTAATAAATCCAGTGCACAAATGtatcttgaaaaatttctgaagactatagaaacatattttcATGCAGCGAATATCGGTAGATGGTCtggaaaattgaaagaattgCTTACAAAATTACCATACCGCTTTATTTTACGTGTTCataa AGAACGATACGCTAAGCCAACTTGGGAAACACCAATTCCTGATGAGTACAAATTAAGTGATGAagatattaacatttttgttAAGAGTATGATGCCAGTAGCTATGACAGCAATGTTTAGCAAATTAAGTGCTAATGATACTTGTCATGCTTTACAACATCTTGCTACTATGAGACCTAGCTTAGTAATACCACAAGTTCTAGAGAGGATGTATTCTACATTAGATTCTCTTACAGAACCTCACAAACTTACAGCAGCAATGATTTGTATGGTAGCTGTAGCTAGACCCATGGTACAAGGAtctagaaatataaataaag gaTATACATATCCAGAAGGTCCAATGCACGTActacctcttcttttttcttctctgccAGGCATAGATCCAAATGATATAGGAAAGTGTTTTGTTacatttcgtttaatttctgTATATGCCATTATGATACCCATTGTGGATTCGTCTAGATCACCTGCAATAGcggacgaagaagagagattaaTTTGTGAAACAACATCGCGTTTTGaagattttattttgcaaTTCTTAGATAGGGTTTTTACCTTCATAGATTGTAGTTCATTAGAATTTGTAAGACCTGAAAATCGTGCTGGTGATGGGAAGAGTAAATTAGAAACTACAGCAGAAACGGTGTTAGAAGGAGTGTGCTCGACTTTATTACTTAAAACTAGTAATGCAATTTTTCTCAGTGCTTTACATAAGTTACGTACATTCGTGACTGAACGTATTTTAGAAACAAAAATCGCTGGCCAACTAGTAGCTGTACTTTGTCGAATTTTTGTACGAGTTAATGGTCAGGATACACTACGTGCTCTAGTACCTTTATTATCTCAAACGATATTAGACATAATTAATGAAGGAGAGGATGtcatcaaagaagaaaatttagataatcgtttattatatGCAATGCTTCTACTATCTGCAGTTGCTGAAACACCAGGTCATAATTTATTACCACATATAAATACTTTCTTGAAAGTTCTTGATCAAGTGTTATTGTTAAGATCGAGAGAAGGAAGCAAGCTTGCATGTCGCATACTTAAAAATTTGCTTACGTCATTATCCACTGTTATCTTCTGCCAATTCCGAACTGTCGAGAGGGATTACAATGATCCAGAGTATCCTTACACAAGAGATTGGGGTCAAGCAATAGATATTGACTCTTTACGCATTAAGTGGTACGTTCctgggaaagaagaaattgcaACGATTCAACAAATATTCACCAAATATTTGCcgcaagaaatagaaaaattacaaaaatactGCCATGATTGGAATTCATTAACACG GGAGGAGCTGCTGACCAGTCTGAATATTGTAAGCAGTATTGTTGGAGGCTGTGAGTCTGTTTTACCATTGTGGAAAGAATCTCCACTTCCTGTCGTCGAAACATCTTTAGAATGGATACCATTTACTCCAACTCTTGGTATCACAGGAGAAATCGTTATGCCTGATGGAAGTAATGTGAGACGGTATATGACAGAGATCTTGAGTAATCTACAATATGTATTACTGAAAAATGCAGAAGATGATACAAAAAGTTTATTTGTTTTGGTgcag ATATGGAATAGTTTACTATTGGGAAAGATGCGTTTATATGAAAGTTACGAAGGAAGACGTAAAAGTTTTCAAGCTGCACAGTGTATGTTGAATGATAAATTGGTGGGAAATAAAAAGCGTATAGGACCCGTTATATTAGAACGTGTTGATATTCAGCATGAAGCACGACTTCAAGTACAGTCTTACGTATTAACGGAAactcataaaaatataatgttagAACTTCTAGCATTAGCCACTAGCAGATATGCCGATGTACGTTCGAAAGCAcaatgtattcttttttatggGCTTCGACACTTCCCATACTCATATACATTCATTGTCCCTCGTTTAATGGATATTTTGGCAAAAGATACTGACGAACATCATGATGCTTATAAG GGagttctatatattttatttggcCCACAACATGATCCTATTATGACCAAACGTGATTGGAATATGTTGCGATCTTTATGGCCAAGAATTGTTCTTTCCAAGCCGTCTGAGAAACTTTCAGTgattcgattaaaagaaaatttaattgaaactgtaaaaaataattttccaacTTATGTTATTACACTTGAAATACCAGATAGATGTTTGATTGCTGCATCTAAATTATGGAATACTTTTCCATATCCTACTTTAATGCAACTCGATGAGAATGAAATTCAACGTGGTTtacaaaaattgaaagaacACTCTGAATCTAATTTAGTAGCATATCATGGACTTTTGGATGATTTATTAAATGCCATTTTAGAAGAAAATCTTCATTGGAGGCATAGATTAATgtcaatgaattttataaaaagctTGGTTCATCCTGAACAAATATATTCACCTAAAATAGTGCGATATTTTTTAGAAGCATTGATTCATGATTcgttagaagaaagaaaaattgcaatCCGCACAGTAATTTATATGCTTaagcaacaaaaaagaaaacatccaaag ATAACTATTGATATAAAGGAAGAACgcgaaaaagaattattatttacagatAAATTTAATGTTGCGATACCTGGAAAAAGGGCAGACAATGCGTGGTTGCAATATGACTACGACACACGTCCGTTGACATCAGAACAATGGAATGAACCAAGATTTGTTCATCAACCATACACTGGCTATTATATATGGCCAAAAAAATTAGAGGTTTATGCACCATCGTCAGAACAACCAAGTTTTGATCCTAAAATTCGTAAATTAACAGATCATGAGATGGAGATTGAACGTTTCTTTAACGATCCTCAGAATGTGGAAAAACTGATTAAATTCTATAgtattgaagagaaaaaggataaggaTAAATTTAACGTTTACAAATGTCTcctatttaaaagtatttttcgCAATCTTGGGATTATTCCCTTAAAACACTTTTTGCCACATTTGCGTAAATTAGTTACAGATAAGCAAGAAAGTAATCAAAGATGTGCTGCAGAAATTACTGCGGGTATAATCAGAGGTGCAAAGCATTGGCCGTTTGAAATGACTTGTGAAATGTGGAATGAACTGTTACCAATTATAAGAACAGCATTAAGTAATCTAGCAGTGGAAACTGTTGTAGATTGGAGTACATGTTTTGCAACTGCCCTACAACGTAGAGATCCAAATAGACATCACTGGTTTTTAGAATGTTTGATGGAAGAACCTCCTTTAGGAGAATCTGAATCATCTTTTGTAGAATGTGGCCGTTTGTATGCTTTACAAAGAACTCTCAGTCAACAATCATGGCGTGTTTCTCAATTAATGCAACGTTTACTTATCCGCTTAGAGAATAGATTATTAACAAATCCGTTTAGAAATTTAAGGGAACGCTTAGGATCGTTATTAGTTACTGTATTTGAAGCAGATCTCAGATTTCCGAACTCCTTTGCGAATCAAGCAACGCCCCGAGCACAACATTTTATGGATAAAATAATTCCAAAATTGCAATTACTTGCTCAAGACACTATAGCATTGATTAGCAAGGAAGAACACTCTCTAGCCTCAGACATGGctaatgttaattttaatgattccATCAAAAATTCTAAATTGGATGTAAACGAACGCGAAGCAGCAATCAGATTgcttaaaattatttgcagATGGATTATAGGTAGTGTGTTTAGATCGCAATATGGAACATTACCTGGATTTTACGAATTATTCCCTATTATTTGCCAAATGGAAAATTATGAAACTGATGAAGAATTAACCAAAATTTGTTCCGAAACGTTAGCTGTACTTGCACAAACAGTTACATTACCAAGCGATATGCCAATAGCTTTAGATGCAATTGTAAAAATGTCCAAACACTTATCATGGTGGGCAAGAGCTACTTGTTTGGAATTTCTTCaagttttaatcttttataacaTGAGTATTGTGCTAAGCAAAGATGAATGGGTTAATTGTATCAAAGAAgttgttttaaatttattggAAGATAACCGCTTAGAAGTACGAGAAAAAGCTGGACATGTTCTTGGCGGATTATTACATTGTGCATTCATTCCAGAACAAAAGGCTTTACTA gagaaatttaaattgaaagcAAAAACAAAATTGCATAAAAAATGTGCAATATACAATAAAACAGAAGCAGAAAGGAATGCAAATTTGGATGCAATACGTTTGCGACATGCAGGTGTTCTAGGACTTTGTGCATTTATTCGTGCACATCCATATGATATACCAAATTATTTGCCGCCTGTTTTTGAACATCTTGGTCTTCATTTAAATGATCCTCAACCTATACCA ACAACTATAAGAAAAACACTTGGCGATTTTAAAAGAACACATTATGATGGATGGACCGGTGTGAATGGACATGCACAGCATTTTACAGAAGAACAATTGGCTGTGCTGCAAGATTTATCAGTACCACCTTCGCATTATGCGTGA
- the LOC127072269 gene encoding proteasome activator complex subunit 4-like isoform X2, producing the protein MNSDTNITNHKYQKELIYNKLLPYAKDLENESQVLLSEIKGNLGRAIMYREMQPGCSFWTTRLCKYIKIYGMKFSKEDHIYFIKLMYELIIIPNLDPFLINKFGSTLILLLKKKELLSPNDLELPWRPLYELNQRVRMSAESSIGMFRYFPFLGCTLNSLIHSAKIYFPLNATQEILDELRPMICPFDVVTMSNTFKTLEYFLPVHLSPEYHSFGHELWFNEFMTLWEVCHNGPQWENEIMWLMAKLAFANIGYINWEPYIPLMFTRFVRCLNLPVSYKQTQSIKSHKIEMLPIAIWIVSVLGNKSSAQMYLEKFLKTIETYFHAANIGRWSGKLKELLTKLPYRFILRVHKERYAKPTWETPIPDEYKLSDEDINIFVKSMMPVAMTAMFSKLSANDTCHALQHLATMRPSLVIPQVLERMYSTLDSLTEPHKLTAAMICMVAVARPMVQGSRNINKGYTYPEGPMHVLPLLFSSLPGIDPNDIGKCFVTFRLISVYAIMIPIVDSSRSPAIADEEERLICETTSRFEDFILQFLDRVFTFIDCSSLEFVRPENRAGDGKSKLETTAETVLEGVCSTLLLKTSNAIFLSALHKLRTFVTERILETKIAGQLVAVLCRIFVRVNGQDTLRALVPLLSQTILDIINEGEDVIKEENLDNRLLYAMLLLSAVAETPGHNLLPHINTFLKVLDQVLLLRSREGSKLACRILKNLLTSLSTVIFCQFRTVERDYNDPEYPYTRDWGQAIDIDSLRIKWYVPGKEEIATIQQIFTKYLPQEIEKLQKYCHDWNSLTREELLTSLNIVSSIVGGCESVLPLWKESPLPVVETSLEWIPFTPTLGITGEIVMPDGSNVRRYMTEILSNLQYVLLKNAEDDTKSLFVLVQIWNSLLLGKMRLYESYEGRRKSFQAAQCMLNDKLVGNKKRIGPVILERVDIQHEARLQVQSYVLTETHKNIMLELLALATSRYADVRSKAQCILFYGLRHFPYSYTFIVPRLMDILAKDTDEHHDAYKGVLYILFGPQHDPIMTKRDWNMLRSLWPRIVLSKPSEKLSVIRLKENLIETVKNNFPTYVITLEIPDRCLIAASKLWNTFPYPTLMQLDENEIQRGLQKLKEHSESNLVAYHGLLDDLLNAILEENLHWRHRLMSMNFIKSLVHPEQIYSPKIVRYFLEALIHDSLEERKIAIRTVIYMLKQQKRKHPKITIDIKEEREKELLFTDKFNVAIPGKRADNAWLQYDYDTRPLTSEQWNEPRFVHQPYTGYYIWPKKLEVYAPSSEQPSFDPKIRKLTDHEMEIERFFNDPQNVEKLIKFYSIEEKKDKDKFNVYKCLLFKSIFRNLGIIPLKHFLPHLRKLVTDKQESNQRCAAEITAGIIRGAKHWPFEMTCEMWNELLPIIRTALSNLAVETVVDWSTCFATALQRRDPNRHHWFLECLMEEPPLGESESSFVECGRLYALQRTLSQQSWRVSQLMQRLLIRLENRLLTNPFRNLRERLGSLLVTVFEADLRFPNSFANQATPRAQHFMDKIIPKLQLLAQDTIALISKEEHSLASDMANVNFNDSIKNSKLDVNEREAAIRLLKIICRWIIGSVFRSQYGTLPGFYELFPIICQMENYETDEELTKICSETLAVLAQTVTLPSDMPIALDAIVKMSKHLSWWARATCLEFLQVLIFYNMSIVLSKDEWVNCIKEVVLNLLEDNRLEVREKAGHVLGGLLHCAFIPEQKALLYNYKISGEI; encoded by the exons ATGAATTCCGATACAAATATCACAAATcataaatatcaaaaagaacttatttacaataaattacTACCATATGCAAAGGATTTAGAAAATGAATCTCAAGTATTGTTATCTgaaattaaaggaaatttAGGACGAGCTATTATGTACCGTGAAATGCAACCAGGATGTAGTTTCTGGACCACCAGATTATGCAA atatataaagatatatggTATGAAGTTCAGCAAAGAAGatcatatatactttattaaattaatgtatGAACTAATTATTATACCAAATCTTGATCCATTCTTAATCAACAAATTTGGGTctactttaattttattattaaa aaagaaagaattacttTCTCCAAATGATTTAGAACTTCCATGGAGACCTTTGTATGAGTTAAATCAAAGAGTACGAATGAGCGCAGAATCATCCATAGGAATGTTCCGTTACTTTCCATTTTTAGGATGCACATTAAACTCTTTAATACATTctgcaaaaatttattttcca ttAAATGCAACGCAAGAAATCTTGGATGAATTGAGGCCTATGATATGTCCATTTGATGTAGTCACTATGTCTAATACCTTTAAAacattagaatattttttaccaGTACACTTATCTCCAGAGTATCATTCATTTGGACACGAATTATGGTTCAATGAATTTATGACATTGTGGGAAGTCTGCCATAATGGACCACAAtgggaaaatgaaataatgtgGTTAATGGCTAAATTAGCATTTGCAAATATTGGTTATATTAACTGGGAACCATATATACCTCTTATGTTTACCAGATTTGTGCGTTGTTTAAATTTACCTGTATCATATAAACAAACACAAAGCATTAAAAGTCATAAAATAGAAATGCTACCTATTGCTATATGGATAGTATCAGTTCTG GGTAATAAATCCAGTGCACAAATGtatcttgaaaaatttctgaagactatagaaacatattttcATGCAGCGAATATCGGTAGATGGTCtggaaaattgaaagaattgCTTACAAAATTACCATACCGCTTTATTTTACGTGTTCataa AGAACGATACGCTAAGCCAACTTGGGAAACACCAATTCCTGATGAGTACAAATTAAGTGATGAagatattaacatttttgttAAGAGTATGATGCCAGTAGCTATGACAGCAATGTTTAGCAAATTAAGTGCTAATGATACTTGTCATGCTTTACAACATCTTGCTACTATGAGACCTAGCTTAGTAATACCACAAGTTCTAGAGAGGATGTATTCTACATTAGATTCTCTTACAGAACCTCACAAACTTACAGCAGCAATGATTTGTATGGTAGCTGTAGCTAGACCCATGGTACAAGGAtctagaaatataaataaag gaTATACATATCCAGAAGGTCCAATGCACGTActacctcttcttttttcttctctgccAGGCATAGATCCAAATGATATAGGAAAGTGTTTTGTTacatttcgtttaatttctgTATATGCCATTATGATACCCATTGTGGATTCGTCTAGATCACCTGCAATAGcggacgaagaagagagattaaTTTGTGAAACAACATCGCGTTTTGaagattttattttgcaaTTCTTAGATAGGGTTTTTACCTTCATAGATTGTAGTTCATTAGAATTTGTAAGACCTGAAAATCGTGCTGGTGATGGGAAGAGTAAATTAGAAACTACAGCAGAAACGGTGTTAGAAGGAGTGTGCTCGACTTTATTACTTAAAACTAGTAATGCAATTTTTCTCAGTGCTTTACATAAGTTACGTACATTCGTGACTGAACGTATTTTAGAAACAAAAATCGCTGGCCAACTAGTAGCTGTACTTTGTCGAATTTTTGTACGAGTTAATGGTCAGGATACACTACGTGCTCTAGTACCTTTATTATCTCAAACGATATTAGACATAATTAATGAAGGAGAGGATGtcatcaaagaagaaaatttagataatcgtttattatatGCAATGCTTCTACTATCTGCAGTTGCTGAAACACCAGGTCATAATTTATTACCACATATAAATACTTTCTTGAAAGTTCTTGATCAAGTGTTATTGTTAAGATCGAGAGAAGGAAGCAAGCTTGCATGTCGCATACTTAAAAATTTGCTTACGTCATTATCCACTGTTATCTTCTGCCAATTCCGAACTGTCGAGAGGGATTACAATGATCCAGAGTATCCTTACACAAGAGATTGGGGTCAAGCAATAGATATTGACTCTTTACGCATTAAGTGGTACGTTCctgggaaagaagaaattgcaACGATTCAACAAATATTCACCAAATATTTGCcgcaagaaatagaaaaattacaaaaatactGCCATGATTGGAATTCATTAACACG GGAGGAGCTGCTGACCAGTCTGAATATTGTAAGCAGTATTGTTGGAGGCTGTGAGTCTGTTTTACCATTGTGGAAAGAATCTCCACTTCCTGTCGTCGAAACATCTTTAGAATGGATACCATTTACTCCAACTCTTGGTATCACAGGAGAAATCGTTATGCCTGATGGAAGTAATGTGAGACGGTATATGACAGAGATCTTGAGTAATCTACAATATGTATTACTGAAAAATGCAGAAGATGATACAAAAAGTTTATTTGTTTTGGTgcag ATATGGAATAGTTTACTATTGGGAAAGATGCGTTTATATGAAAGTTACGAAGGAAGACGTAAAAGTTTTCAAGCTGCACAGTGTATGTTGAATGATAAATTGGTGGGAAATAAAAAGCGTATAGGACCCGTTATATTAGAACGTGTTGATATTCAGCATGAAGCACGACTTCAAGTACAGTCTTACGTATTAACGGAAactcataaaaatataatgttagAACTTCTAGCATTAGCCACTAGCAGATATGCCGATGTACGTTCGAAAGCAcaatgtattcttttttatggGCTTCGACACTTCCCATACTCATATACATTCATTGTCCCTCGTTTAATGGATATTTTGGCAAAAGATACTGACGAACATCATGATGCTTATAAG GGagttctatatattttatttggcCCACAACATGATCCTATTATGACCAAACGTGATTGGAATATGTTGCGATCTTTATGGCCAAGAATTGTTCTTTCCAAGCCGTCTGAGAAACTTTCAGTgattcgattaaaagaaaatttaattgaaactgtaaaaaataattttccaacTTATGTTATTACACTTGAAATACCAGATAGATGTTTGATTGCTGCATCTAAATTATGGAATACTTTTCCATATCCTACTTTAATGCAACTCGATGAGAATGAAATTCAACGTGGTTtacaaaaattgaaagaacACTCTGAATCTAATTTAGTAGCATATCATGGACTTTTGGATGATTTATTAAATGCCATTTTAGAAGAAAATCTTCATTGGAGGCATAGATTAATgtcaatgaattttataaaaagctTGGTTCATCCTGAACAAATATATTCACCTAAAATAGTGCGATATTTTTTAGAAGCATTGATTCATGATTcgttagaagaaagaaaaattgcaatCCGCACAGTAATTTATATGCTTaagcaacaaaaaagaaaacatccaaag ATAACTATTGATATAAAGGAAGAACgcgaaaaagaattattatttacagatAAATTTAATGTTGCGATACCTGGAAAAAGGGCAGACAATGCGTGGTTGCAATATGACTACGACACACGTCCGTTGACATCAGAACAATGGAATGAACCAAGATTTGTTCATCAACCATACACTGGCTATTATATATGGCCAAAAAAATTAGAGGTTTATGCACCATCGTCAGAACAACCAAGTTTTGATCCTAAAATTCGTAAATTAACAGATCATGAGATGGAGATTGAACGTTTCTTTAACGATCCTCAGAATGTGGAAAAACTGATTAAATTCTATAgtattgaagagaaaaaggataaggaTAAATTTAACGTTTACAAATGTCTcctatttaaaagtatttttcgCAATCTTGGGATTATTCCCTTAAAACACTTTTTGCCACATTTGCGTAAATTAGTTACAGATAAGCAAGAAAGTAATCAAAGATGTGCTGCAGAAATTACTGCGGGTATAATCAGAGGTGCAAAGCATTGGCCGTTTGAAATGACTTGTGAAATGTGGAATGAACTGTTACCAATTATAAGAACAGCATTAAGTAATCTAGCAGTGGAAACTGTTGTAGATTGGAGTACATGTTTTGCAACTGCCCTACAACGTAGAGATCCAAATAGACATCACTGGTTTTTAGAATGTTTGATGGAAGAACCTCCTTTAGGAGAATCTGAATCATCTTTTGTAGAATGTGGCCGTTTGTATGCTTTACAAAGAACTCTCAGTCAACAATCATGGCGTGTTTCTCAATTAATGCAACGTTTACTTATCCGCTTAGAGAATAGATTATTAACAAATCCGTTTAGAAATTTAAGGGAACGCTTAGGATCGTTATTAGTTACTGTATTTGAAGCAGATCTCAGATTTCCGAACTCCTTTGCGAATCAAGCAACGCCCCGAGCACAACATTTTATGGATAAAATAATTCCAAAATTGCAATTACTTGCTCAAGACACTATAGCATTGATTAGCAAGGAAGAACACTCTCTAGCCTCAGACATGGctaatgttaattttaatgattccATCAAAAATTCTAAATTGGATGTAAACGAACGCGAAGCAGCAATCAGATTgcttaaaattatttgcagATGGATTATAGGTAGTGTGTTTAGATCGCAATATGGAACATTACCTGGATTTTACGAATTATTCCCTATTATTTGCCAAATGGAAAATTATGAAACTGATGAAGAATTAACCAAAATTTGTTCCGAAACGTTAGCTGTACTTGCACAAACAGTTACATTACCAAGCGATATGCCAATAGCTTTAGATGCAATTGTAAAAATGTCCAAACACTTATCATGGTGGGCAAGAGCTACTTGTTTGGAATTTCTTCaagttttaatcttttataacaTGAGTATTGTGCTAAGCAAAGATGAATGGGTTAATTGTATCAAAGAAgttgttttaaatttattggAAGATAACCGCTTAGAAGTACGAGAAAAAGCTGGACATGTTCTTGGCGGATTATTACATTGTGCATTCATTCCAGAACAAAAGGCTTTACTA tataattataaaatttcaggagaaatttaa